The following are encoded together in the Penaeus chinensis breed Huanghai No. 1 chromosome 20, ASM1920278v2, whole genome shotgun sequence genome:
- the LOC125036240 gene encoding uncharacterized protein LOC125036240 codes for MHFPQNVGQLSLNITDRCHRSQSNKIGSHNYIDKRSLECHTGVTYKRERKRRDTALATHKPELKWRKANATKIHCRNHASLSTAMMFPALLTFLAFLTTCSAQSTSSPCLTEFLCSTVGLFPQCPNSCDVGYFRCSEGDINQLVTPSQCDFDLVFDLNFQHPYCVLPSNCPSTVTVGPTSSTGCVTTFTCTTAGNFPACTTCDPQYFQCAYAGIAGVLTSCSNGLVFNTNSAYPYCVLPSNCPYNPIG; via the exons ATGCATTTCCCACAGAATGTAGGCCAGTTGTCCCTCAATATAACTGACAGATGTCATCGTTCTCAAAGTAACAAAATAGGTTCCCACAACTACATTGACAAAAGGTCCTTGGAATGCCACACGGGGGTAacatataaaagggaaagaaaaaggagagatacagCATTAGCAACACACAAGCCGGAGCTGAAGTGGAGGAAAGCAAACGCGACGAAGATCCACTGCAGAAATCACGCTTCCCTTTCCACCGCCATGATGTTCCCAGCTTTGCTTACTTTCCTCGCTTTTCTG ACCACGTGCTCAGCCCAATCGACCTCCTCGCCTTGTCTGACGGAGTTCCTGTGTTCGACGGTCGGCCTCTTCCCTCAGTGCCCTAATTCCTGCGACGTCGGCTATTTCCGTTGTTCAGAAGGCGACATCAATCAGCTTGTGACTCCCTCGCAGTGCGATTTCGACCTTGTGTTTGATCTCAATTTCCAGCACCCTTACTGTGTCTTGCCAAGCAATTGCCCGAGTACGGTAACAGTAGGTCCCACGTCCAGTACGGGGTGTGTAACCACATTCACCTGTACTACTGCGGGTAACTTCCCTGCTTGTACTACATGTGACCCGCAGTACTTCCAATGCGCGTACGCAGGGATCGCCGGGGTACTCACAAGTTGCAGCAATGGACTGGTGTTTAATACGAACTCTGCCTATCCGTACTGTGTGCTTCCTTCAAACTGCCCTTATAATCCGATTGGGTGA